The Pungitius pungitius chromosome 10, fPunPun2.1, whole genome shotgun sequence genome has a window encoding:
- the zgc:101559 gene encoding ras-related protein Rab-33B-like codes for MAIENKPGDKLDTVFGQSDSSELPSHRSHDTAPARIFKIIVIGDSSVGKTCLTYRFCGGSFLNNPEATIGVDFREKTLEIDGESIKLQVWDTAGQERFRKSMVEHYYRSVHAVIFVYDVTSLSSFESVPEWIEECSRHCVGPLVPRIVVGNKCDLRDRREVPTAAAQCLADSYDFPLFETSAKEPAEKEHVDAIFLTLAYRLKSHKPLRLKQPSESGAGQLWEQREQGAATCQC; via the exons ATGGCAATAGAAAACAAACCAGGGGACAAACTGGACACCGTTTTCGGTCAAAGTGACTCCTCGGAGCTCCCTTCGCACCGCAGTCATGACACGGCGCCCGCTCGCATCTTCAAGATAATCGTCATCGGAGACTCGAGCGTGGGGAAGACGTGTTTGACGTACCGGTTCTGTGGGGGCTCTTTCCTGAACAACCCGGAGGCGACGATCGGGGTCGATTTCCGAGAGAAGACGCTGGAAATTGACGGAGAGAGCATCAAG CTGCAGGTCTGGGACACGGCGGGCCAGGAGCGTTTCAGGAAGAGCATGGTGGAGCACTACTACCGCAGCGTCCACGCCGTCATCTTCGTGTACGACGTGACCAGCCTCTCCTCCTTCGAGAGCGTCCCCGAGTGGATCGAGGAGTGCAGCCGGCACTGCGTGGGGCCCCTGGTGCCCCGCATCGTGGTGGGCAACAAGTGCGACCTGAGGGACCGCCGGGAGGTCCCCACCGCCGCGGCGCAGTGCCTCGCCGACAGCTACGACTTCCCGCTGTTCGAGACCTCGGCCAAGGAGCCCGCTGAGAAGGAGCACGTGGACGCCATCTTTCTGACTCTGGCGTACAGACTGAAGAGCCACAAACCGCTGCGACTGAAGCAGCCGAGCGAGAGCGGCGCCGGGCAGCTGTGGGAGCAGAGAGAGCAGGGAGCGGCGACGTGCCAGTGCTGA
- the tspan7b gene encoding tetraspanin-7b, producing the protein METKPVITCLKTLLVVYSFVFWITGAILLAVGVWGKLMLGPYISLIADNSTNAPYVLIGTGTIIIVFGLFGCFATCRGSPWMLKLYAMFLSLVFLAELVAGISGFVFRHEIKGTFHRTYTDAVLNYNAEDEASRAVDNLQHRLRCCGVYNYTSWFGSVYYPSNGIPASCCFNSSDCNPDDLRNTTLAPSKVYHQGCYELVTSFMETNMAIIAGVTFGIAFSQLIGMLLACCLSRIITANQYEMV; encoded by the exons ATGGAGACTAAACCCGTCATCACCTGCCTCAAAACGCTCCTCGTCGTGTACTCCTTCGTCTTCTGG ATAACAGGAGCCATCTTGCTGGCGGTGGGAGTATGGGGGAAGTTGATGCTCGGCCCGTACATCTCTCTGATCGCAGACAACTCGACCAACGCCCCGTACGTCCTCATCGGCACCGGGACCATCATCATCGTGTTTGGCCTGTTCGGATGCTTCGCCACCTGCAGAGGAAGCCCATGGATGCTGAAGCTG TATGCCATGTTCCTGTCACTCGTCTTCCTCGCCGAGCTGGTGGCCGGGATCTCTGGATTCGTGTTTCGCCATGAG ATAAAGGGGACCTTTCACAGGACGTACACCGACGCCGTGCTGAACTACAACGCCGAGGACGAGGCGAGCCGCGCCGTGGATAACCTGCAGCACAGG CTGCGCTGCTGTGGAGTGTATAACTACACCAGTTGGTTCGGCAGTGTGTATTACCCGTCCAACGGCATTCCTGCCAGCTGCTGCTTTAACTCCTCCGACTGCAACCCAGACGACCTCCGCAACACCACTCTCGCCCCGAGCAAGGTCTACCACCAG GGCTGCTACGAGCTGGTCACTTCGTTCATGGAGACCAACATGGCCATTATTGCAGGAGTGACGTTTGGGATCGCCTTCTCACAG cTGATTGGGATGCTGCTGGCCTGCTGTCTGTCCAGGATCATCACAGCCAATCAGTACGAGATGGTTTAG
- the katnal1 gene encoding katanin p60 ATPase-containing subunit A-like 1: MNLSEICDNAKKGREYALLGNYDSSLVYYQGVVQQIHKHCQSLRDPALKARWQQVRQELTDEYEQVKGIMGTLESFRSLKPADVLAPQWERPEDPDVWPPPTPAEHRNVVPAKRPNSAAKQQRKESPGLQHKGAGPGGRSQANQKPDRHGPRGTRAKEEKGKKGVGDPSGDGEQKKFDGTGYDSDLVDSLERDIVSRNPNVHWDDIADLEDAKKLLREAVVLPMWMPDFFKGIRRPWKGVLMVGPPGTGKTMLAKAVATECGTTFFNVSSSTLTSKYRGESEKLVRLLFEMARFYAPTTIFIDEVDSICGRRGTSDEHEASRRVKSELLVQMDGVGGALDNDDPSKMVMVLAATNFPWDIDEALRRRLEKRIYIPLPTAEGRVELLKINLREVDVAADVDLDLIAEKIEGYSGADITNVCRDASMMAMRRRIQGLSPEEIRALSKDELQMPVTMEDFTLTLRKISKSVSAADLEKYEAWMAEFGSV, from the exons ATGAATTTATCCGAGATTTGTGACAACGCCAAGAAGGGTCGCGAGTACGCGCTGCTGGGGAACTATGACTCCTCGTTGGTGTACTACCAAGGCGTCGTCCAACAGATCCACAAGCACTGCCAGTCCCTCCGGGACCCGGCGCTCAAAGCCAGGTGGCAACAG GTCAGGCAGGAACTCACCGACGAGTACGAGCAGGTGAAAGGCATCATGGGAACGCTCGAGAGCTTTAGGTCCTTGAAGCCAGCTGACGTTCTCGCCCCTCAATGGGAGAGGCCTGAAGATCCAGATGTGtggccccctcccacccctgcAGAACACAG GAATGTGGTCCCAGCGAAGCGCCCCAACAGTGCGGCGAAGCAGCAAAGAAAGGAGTCCCCTGGTCTGCAGCATAAAGGGGCCGGGCCGGGGGGGCGCAGTCAGGCCAACCAGAAACCAGACCGGCACGGCCCCCGAGGCACAAGGGCCAAAGAGGAAAAG GGGAAGAAGGGAGTCGGCGATCCCTCAGGAGATGGAGAGCAGAAGAAATTCGACGGCACAGGCTATGACAGCGACCTGGTGGACTCGCTGGAGAGGGATATCGTGTCCCGCAACCCCAACGTACACTG GGACGACATCGCTGACCTGGAGGACGCTAAGAAGCTGCTGAGGGAAGCGGTGGTGTTGCCCATGTGGATGCCCGACTTCTTTAAAGGCATCCGTCGCCCCTggaag ggCGTGTTAATGGTTGGCCCCCCCGGGACGGGAAAGACCATGTTAGCCAAGGCGGTGGCCACCGAATGCGGCACTACGTTCTTCAACgtgtcctcctccaccctcacctCCAAATACAGGGGCGAGTCAGAGAAACTGGTCCGCCTGCTGTTTGAAATG gcccgcttttatgcaccaaccaccatCTTCATAGACGAGGTGGACTCCATCTGTGGCAGGAGAGGGACGTCCGATGAGCACGAGGCCAGCCGCAGGGTCAAATCCGAGCTCCTGGTGCAGATGGACG GCGTGGGGGGAGCTCTGGATAATGACGACCCTTCTAAGATGGTGATGGTGCTCGCCGCCACCAACTTCCCCTGGGACATCGACGAGGCGTTACGGCGCCGCCTGGAGAAGAGGATCTACATCCCGCTGCCCACAG CTGAGGGTCGCGTGGAGCTTCTGAAGATCAACCTCAGAGAGGTGGATGTGGCTGCTGACGTGGACCTGGACCTCATCGCTGAGAAGATTGAGGGCTACTCCGGAGCAGACATCACCAACGTCTGCAG GGATGCGTCCATGATGGCGATGCGGCGGCGCATCCAGGGCCTGAGCCCCGAGGAGATCCGTGCTCTGTCCAAAGACGAGCTGCAGATGCCCGTGACCATGGAGGACTTCACCCTCACGCTCAGGAAGATCTCAAAGTCCGTCTCCGCCGCCGACCTGGAGAAGTACGAGGCCTGGATGGCGGAGTTTGGGTCAGTGTAG
- the kbtbd7 gene encoding kelch repeat and BTB domain-containing protein 7: MASAMGCFGGPEVLEDVNHARGLMDELKLLYDCRLLGDVTIRVECDEEPPEPSGGSAAGDADPLFLCSRNVLAAASPYFKSMFTGGLNESVQERVVIRGVDPESMSVIIDYCYTGRVTITEGNVQRLYAAANMLQLEYIRKACSGFMTRRLDLSNCVGVLKFADTYGNPELKENAQAFIARNFGQVCNGGELSELDLTQLREMLSLDTLDVDCERKVCSAALQWIEANALLRREDALLALKCVRWNLFTEKDKCYLEGLMARPLIEKYLASFYKGPTEDSCGTPAALDAPKHRVGVSAKEMILFFGLPNDNIMCCDPYSEDLYFMAPPLEDLSSQDYKRSTMESLIACAAPDNNLYLASHLSKHFWLYNPVLNSWQELAERPLGRIHSGMGYLNGHVYLLGGRNPVTDARLKEVECYSVQRDQWTFVAPLPHSLGKMQVVALNDHLYVVNKRRMLCYDSKRNRWRHCGSLRRDKLHKACVYQDQIVCVCDIPVVKAYSPARGEWKRLGDIPIDSRALNYQVIQHNSKLLLLTQTLLQHNKNRVLIHEYDPARDAWKNIMAVYVSTLGPVCVSTRVYPTCLGSAHSFSTEEDDDSGSSADWDFDGLTDADSDSGSSSSFSDENW, encoded by the coding sequence ATGGCTTCGGCGATGGGTTGCTTCGGCGGTCCCGAGGTGCTGGAGGACGTCAATCACGCGCGGGGTTTGATGGACGAGCTGAAGCTGCTGTACGACTGCCGGCTGCTCGGTGACGTCACCATCCGGGTCGAGTGTGACGAGGAGCCGCCGGAGCCCAGCGGGGGGTCGGCCGCAGGCGACGCTGACCCACTTTTCCTGTGCAGCCGCaacgtcctcgccgccgccagCCCTTACTTCAAAAGCATGTTCACCGGGGGGTTAAACGAGAGCGTGCAGGAGAGGGTGGTCATCCGCGGCGTGGACCCCGAGTCCATGTCCGTCATCATCGACTACTGCTACACGGGCCGGGTGACCATCACGGAGGGCAACGTCCAGCGTCTGTACGCGGCGGCCAACATGCTCCAGCTGGAGTACATCAGGAAAGCCTGCTCCGGCTTCATGACGAGGAGGCTGGACCTCTCCAACTGCGTGGGAGTCCTGAAATTCGCGGACACGTATGGCAACCCCGAGCTGAAGGAGAACGCGCAGGCCTTCATTGCCAGGAACTTCGGCCAGGTGTGCAACGGCGGGGAGCTCAGCGAGCTGGACCTGACGCAGCTGAGGGAGATGCTGTCCCTGGACACCTTGGACGTGGACTGCGAGAGGAAGGTGTGCTCCGCCGCCCTGCAGTGGATCGAGGCCAACGCGCTGCTGAGAAGGGAAGACGCGCTGCTGGCGCTCAAGTGCGTGCGCTGGAATTTGTTCACGGAGAAGGACAAGTGTTACCTGGAGGGCCTCATGGCCAGGCCTTTGATCGAGAAATACCTGGCGTCTTTCTACAAAGGGCCGACGGAGGACAGCTGCGGGACGCCCGCGGCTCTGGACGCGCCCAAACACCGGGTGGGTGTGAGCGCCAAAGAGATGATCCTCTTCTTCGGCCTGCCCAACGACAACATCATGTGCTGCGACCCTTACTCGGAGGACCTGTACTTCATGGCCCCTCCGTTAGAGGACCTCAGCAGTCAGGATTACAAGCGCTCCACCATGGAGTCCCTGATCGCCTGCGCCGCGCCCGACAACAACTTGTACCTGGCCTCCCACCTCTCCAAGCACTTCTGGCTGTACAACCCTGTGCTCAACAGCTGGCAGGAGCTGGCAGAGAGGCCGCTGGGGAGGATTCACTCTGGGATGGGCTACCTCAACGGCCACGTGTACCTCCTGGGGGGACGGAATCCCGTGACGGACGCCAGACTGAAGGAGGTGGAGTGTTACAGCGTCCAGAGGGACCAGTGGACGTTCGTGGCCCCTCTGCCTCACTCTCTGGGCAAAATGCAGGTGGTGGCGCTGAACGACCACCTGTACGTGGTGAACAAGCGGAGGATGCTGTGCTACGACTCCAAGAGGAACCGCTGGCGCCACTGCGGCTCGCTCAGGAGGGACAAGCTCCACAAGGCCTGCGTGTACCAGGAccagatcgtgtgtgtgtgcgacatcCCCGTGGTGAAGGCCTACAGCCCCGCCAGAGGGGAGTGGAAGAGGCTGGGCGACATACCCATCGACAGCCGCGCCCTCAATTACCAGGTGATCCAGCACAacagcaagctgctgctgctcactcaGACTCTGCTGCAGCACAACAAGAACCGGGTCCTCATCCACGAGTACGACCCGGCCCGGGACGCCTGGAAGAACATCATGGCGGTGTACGTGTCCACCTTGGGGCCCGTGTGCGTTTCGACGCGCGTGTACCCGACGTGCCTGGGCTCCGCCCACAGCTTCTCCacagaggaggacgacgacagCGGCTCCAGCGCCGACTGGGACTTTGACGGGTTGACGGACGCCGACTCGGACTCCGGCAGTTCGAGCTCGTTCTCGGACGAGAACTGGTAG